The proteins below come from a single Mya arenaria isolate MELC-2E11 chromosome 6, ASM2691426v1 genomic window:
- the LOC128238435 gene encoding intermembrane lipid transfer protein VPS13D-like, whose translation MRRRFESKAGILEGLAAWVLNTYVGEYVENLNTDQLSIALLSGAVELENLLLKTNALSKLGLPLQVKSGFIGKIKLQIPVRRMHSEPWVISIERLYLVAGPLIEYKYDEEKEKAATDARKTQMLKALEDKMQIQKTYTGTSWFSYGTSVLANILENLQLNVSDVHLRYEDAITNPSCPFACGIVIKSLTAQSTDDSWTPKFVSRSVVDLMHKLVDLRDFSIYVDTNTTLVGDLPRDKMADSLQREMYISSITKQFKDHEYILSPVSASAKIKRHTTALPLRNLASPRNAIDFTLENMAFSVSEDQYRSIVLLLREFDKYEQSKHYRKWRPQCQLHKNAKVWWKFAIDAKLWEIHECNKRLTKSFLSQRCKDVVLYVKLYTAYMKKEFFDATMKAKQERIEKEFSFDELKILRELVYRNLRIKASKSPSPEPEKPKAKPQYVAPSPPLEEKSILQRWFPGWGGWYGGKVEAPVRASSDVGTSKVLVQGSQDDNVKEPPPPKISKSELEQELEVVIDDVLRGGEDDRSVLKRDVVFAQLNFCLNTGSLRVLGNSNKTPTGDRLSHSIMKLEGSAIKMMFESRPRSSGLTFGLSVGGLQLLDKMTEGTLFPVLIGCQKKERFGNIRYGGFQRGAGFTEVHEETDRKLFEFKYEKNPLGTSANYRFRIYSEPLDIVYNKPAFMKVKDVFSSRNTYKAKKSAPTLSDARRQYETLKRQTQKDIKNTFSEILEGSKKVKRWEIELDVAAPLIILPEIFTNDNTNMIVVDLGHMNCYNTRKVTPESESTDTTTQWETSAFSKKQSQFYSGTAFMCIYI comes from the exons ATGAG ACGCAGATTTGAGAGTAAAGCAGGCATATTAGAAGGCCTTGCGGCGTGGGTGTTGAACACCTATGTTGGGGAGTATGTGGAAAACCTAAACACAGACCAGCTCTCTATTGCTCTGTTGTCAG gTGCTGTTGAATTAGAAAACTTGCTTCTCAAAACAAATGCTCTCAGTAAACTTGGACTTCCACTTCAAGTCAAATCTG GGTTTATCGGCAAGATCAAACTACAGATTCCTGTTCGACGCATGCACAGTGAACCGTGGGTGATTTCCATAGAACGCCTCTACCTTGTGGCCGGACCACTTATAGAGTACAAG tatgatgaagaaaaagaaaaagcagCGACTGATGCAAGGAAAACTCAAATGTTAAAAGCCTTAGAAGACAAAATGCAG ATTCAGAAGACCTACACTGGGACGTCTTGGTTTTCATACGGTACATCTGTACTGGCAAACATACTGGAGAACTTGCAG CTCAATGTTAGTGACGTCCATCTGCGCTATGAGGATGCAATAACGAATCCCTCCTGTCCATTTGCGTGTGGAATTGTCATCAAATCATTGACGGCACAGAGTACAGATGACTCATGG ACACCGAAGTTTGTAAGTCGCAGTGTGGTCGATCTAATGCATAAATTGGTGGATCTGCGGGACTTCTCCATCTACGTTGACACAAATACAACACTGGTGGGAGACCTACCTAGGGATAAGATGGcg GATTCCCTTCAGAGAGAGATGTACATTTCTTCCATAACTAAGCAGTTCAAG GACCATGAATATATCCTTTCACCGGTATCAGCCAGTGCCAAGATCAAACGCCACACAACTGCCCTACCCTTGCGGAACCTTGCCTCACCTCGCAATGCCATCGACTTTACACTGGAAAACATGGCCTTCTCTGTGAGCGAAGACCAGTATCGAAGCATTGTGTTGCTTCTACGGGAGTTTGATAAATATGAGCAGAGTAAGCACTACAGGAAATGGAGACCGCAGTGTCAGCTGCATAAAAA tgcAAAAGTGTGGTGGAAATTTGCCATTGATGCAAAGTTGTGGGAGATTCATGAATGTAACAAACGGCTAACGAAATCATTCCTCTCTCAACGATGCAAAGATGTCGTGTTATATGTGAAACTCTATACTGCTTATATGAAGAAGGAATTTTTTGATGCAACAATGAAG GCAAAGCAAGAGAGAATCGAAAAAGAATTTAGTTTTGATGAGCTTAAAATACTGAGGGAGCTTGTTTATAGGAACTTGAGGATCAAAGCTTCAAAg tcaCCTTCTCCTGAACCAGAAAAACCGAAAGCCAAACCACAATATGTTGCCCCATCTCCACCCCTAGAGGAAAAAAGTATTCTACAACGGTGGTTTCCTGGGTGGGGTGGCTGGTATGGAGGCAAGGTTGAGGCTCCAGTGCGAGCGAGCAGTGATGTTGGAACTTCAAAAGTCTTGGTTCAAGGGTCACAGGATGATAACGTTAAGGAACCTCCGCCACCAAAGATCTCTAAGTCTGAGCTCG AGCAAGAACTGGAAGTTGTCATTGACGATGTGTTGAGAGGTGGTGAAGATGACAGATCAGTTTTGAAACGTGACGTTGTGTTCGCACAATTAAACTTTTGTCTAAATACTGGATCACTGAGAGTGCTGGGAAATTCGAATAAAACTCCAACAG GAGACCGGCTAAGCCACAGCATTATGAAGCTGGAAGGTTCGGCCATTAAGATGATGTTTGAATCGCGACCCCGTAGTTCTGGGCTCACATTTGGGCTCAGTGTTGGCGGTCTCCAGCTATTGGACAAGATGACAGAAGGAACATTGTTCCCAGTTTTAATTGGCTGTCAGAAAAag GAGAGATTTGGCAACATAAGATACGGCGGGTTTCAAAGGGGAGCTGGCTTCACTGAAGTTCATGAGGAGACAGATAGGAAACTGTTTGAGTTCAAGTATGAGAAAAACCCACTGGGAACCAGTGCAAACTATAG GTTCAGAATTTATTCAGAGCCACTGGACATTGTTTACAACAAGCCAGCCTTCATGAAAGTGAAAGATGTCTTTTCCTCCCGAAATACCTACAAGGCCAAGAAAAGTGCACCCACCCTCTCTG ATGCCCGTCGTCAGTATGAGACACTTAAAAGGCAAACACAGAAGGACATCAAGAATACTTTCAGTGAAATACTTGAAGGATCAAAGAAG GTTAAAAGATGGGAAATAGAGTTGGACGTAGCGGCTCCATTGATCATTCTACCTGAAATATTCACAAATGACAACACAAACATGATAGTTGTGGATCTGGGGCATATGAACTGCTACAATACTCGGAAAGTCACACCAGAGAGTGAGAGCACTG atacgaccacacaatgggagacaagcgctttttcaaaaaagcaatctcaaTTTTATTCAGGAACTGCTTTTATGTGTATCTATATTTAA